The following proteins are co-located in the Triplophysa dalaica isolate WHDGS20190420 chromosome 2, ASM1584641v1, whole genome shotgun sequence genome:
- the pgm2 gene encoding phosphoglucomutase-2 produces the protein MEKGQESTGDSSLDQAIQQWLQYDKNPQTAAAVRTMVKEGAVSELQKCFGCRMEFGTAGLRAAMGPGVSCMNDLTIIQTTQGFCRYLEQCFTDLKKRGVVIGFDARAHPSSGGSSKRFSSLAAAVFISRGVPVYLFSDITPTPYVPYTVSHLGLCAGVMVTASHNPKQDNGYKVYWANGAQIIPPHDKGIAAAIEENLEPWPESWDTDSALKSSLLKDPYQEIHREYCRSIQQHCFHRELNKKSEVKIVHTSVHGVGHIFVQAAFKAFDLQPPYAVEEQKDPDPEFPTVKYPNPEEGEGVLTLSFTLADKKGATVILANDPDADRLAVAEKQKSGKWKVFSGNELGALLGWWIFHCWKQQKVEGKASIKDVYMLSSTVSSKILRAIAVKEGFHFEETLTGFKWMGNRARELMDQGKTVLFAFEEAIGYMCCPAVLDKDGVSAAAIAGEFTSYLASKNITLSQQLTSIYEEYGYHITKNSYFICHDQETIKQLFERLRNYSGENSYPKECGSFTVTAVRDLTTGYDSNQSDHKAVLPTSKSSQMITFTFANAGVATMRTSGTEPKIKYYTELCAAPGNSDLNQLKTELDDLVDAIVEHFFQPQKNSLTPRPE, from the exons ATGGAGAAAGGCCAGGAGAGCACAGGAGACAGTAGTCTGGACCAGGCTATCCAACAGTGGCTCCAGTATGACAAG AATCCACAGACAGCGGCAGCCGTGCGGACCATGGTCAAAGAGGGAGCCGTGTCGGAGCTTCAGAAATGTTTCGGGTGCCGTATGGAGTTCGGCACAGCGGGACTGAGAGCCGCTATGGGACCTGGAGTCTCGTGCATGAACGATCTTACCATCATACAGACCACACAG GGTTTCTGTCGGTACCTCGAGCAGTGTTTCACAGATCTAAAGAAAAGAGGGGTGGTGATCGGGTTCGATGCTCGTGCTCACCCGTCCAGCGGTGGCAGCAGTAAAAGATTTTCCTCCCTCGCTGCAGCAGTGTTTATCAGCCGAGGTGTTCCGGTCTACCTCTTCAGTGACATCACGCCCACTCCATATGTG CCATACACCGTATCGCATTTAGGACTTTGTGCGGGTGTCATGGTAACAGCTTCCCATAACCCCAAACAAGACAATGGATACAAG gtGTACTGGGCGAATGGTGCTCAGATCATTCCTCCCCACGATAAGGGCATCGCTGCAGCTATAGAAGAGAATCTAGAGCCGTGGCCTGAATCATGGGATACAGATAGCGCTCTTAAGAGTTCGCTTCTTAAAGATCCATACCAAGAGATACACAGAGAATACTGCAGAAGCATACAACAGCACTGCTTTCACAG AGAGCtgaataaaaaatctgaagtAAAGATTGTCCACACATCAGTTCACGGGGTGGGGCATATTTTTGTCCAGGctgcttttaaagcttttgaCCTTCAACCTCCCTATGCTGTGGAAGAGCAGAAAGATCCTGACCCAGAGTTCCCCACTGTCAAATACCCCAACCCTGAGGAAGGAGAAGGAGTTTTG ACGCTGTCATTCACACTTGCAGATAAAAAAGGGGCGACTGTAATTCTGGCAAATGACCCTGATGCTGACCGACTAGCTGTTGCAGAGAAGCAAAAGAG TGGGAAGTGGAAAGTGTTCTCTGGTAATGAGTTGGGTGCTCTGCTCGGCTGGTGGATTTTTCACTGTTGGAAGCAGCAGAAAGTCGAGGGAAAGGCTTCTATTAAAGATGTCTACATGCTATCCAGCACCGTGTCCTCTAAAATACTTCGAGCCATTGCTGTAAAAGAGGGCTTTCACTTTGAG GAGACTCTAACTGGCTTTAAATGGATGGGAAACAGAGCCAGAGAGCTAATGGATCAGGGAAAGACGGTTCTGTTCGCCTTTGAAGAAGCCATTG GTTACATGTGCTGCCCTGCAGTTTTAGACAAAGATGGCGTGAGCGCGGCCGCCATCGCTGGCGAGTTCACCTCTTACCTGGCTtctaaaaacataacactttcCCAGCAACTCACCTCTATTTATGAGGA GTACGGCTACCACATAACCAAGAATTCCTATTTCATCTGTCACGACCAAGAAACCATTAAGCAGTTGTTTGAACGTCTTCGAAACTACAGCGGGGAGAATTCCTACCCTAAGGAGTGTGGAAGCTTTACTGTGACTGCTGTGCGAGACCTCACCACTGGATATGACAGCAACCAATCAGACCACAAGGCT GTTTTGCCAACCAGCAAGAGCAGTCAGATGATCACCTTCACATTTGCTAATGCGGGCGTAGCCACAATGAGGACCAGTGGCACAGAGCCCAAAATCAAATATTACACTGAACTCTGTGCTGCACCAggaaacag TGATCTTAACCAGCTGAAGACTGAATTGGACGACCTGGTCGATGCCATTGTGGAGCACTTCTTCCAACCCCAGAAAAACAGCCTGACTCCTCGACCAGAGTGA